Proteins co-encoded in one Crateriforma spongiae genomic window:
- a CDS encoding nucleotide pyrophosphatase/phosphodiesterase family protein — protein MKRLVLINVVGLTPKLLKSAESVSTLASAPGYTALPWSSPLPAVTSTCQATMMTGLAPRDHGIVANGWFYPDTQEIRFWQQANSLVQGRKFYDDVETANMFWWFNQGSSVKYFATPKPHYGCDGSKVFDIIDQTGCNLVHKHGPFPFFAFWGPGAGLASSRWIADATATVMRTQKPQLTLCYLPHLDYDYQRYPDQDPARVQEVDQCVATVMNAADDIGADVVIVSEYGLRPVQRCVHLNRLLRGNDLLSVRGGPFGEMLMPGESRAFAVADHQLAHIYVRDPSDVPTVAKMLDQSDGVQSVFAPEDLELDHPRSGQLIALADPDAWFSYYYWDDDRHAPDFSRTVDIHRKPGYDPCELFKTSMPRVVARLLQKKLGFRYKMDVVPLDPALVHGSHGLHPDDSADGPIIIGPQDPPDDMRGFSDYVTRLLQSSPI, from the coding sequence ATGAAACGACTGGTCCTGATCAATGTTGTCGGACTGACCCCCAAGCTGCTGAAATCCGCGGAATCTGTTTCCACGCTGGCATCCGCCCCCGGTTACACCGCTCTGCCATGGTCCAGCCCGCTGCCCGCGGTGACGTCGACCTGCCAGGCGACGATGATGACCGGATTGGCACCCCGGGATCACGGGATCGTCGCCAACGGATGGTTCTATCCGGACACCCAAGAAATCCGGTTTTGGCAACAAGCCAATTCTCTGGTTCAAGGTCGCAAGTTCTACGACGACGTGGAAACCGCCAATATGTTTTGGTGGTTCAACCAAGGGTCATCGGTCAAGTACTTCGCAACGCCCAAACCACACTATGGGTGCGACGGCAGTAAAGTCTTTGACATCATCGACCAGACCGGGTGCAACCTCGTTCACAAACACGGCCCGTTTCCGTTCTTTGCGTTCTGGGGTCCCGGTGCGGGCCTGGCGTCCAGTCGCTGGATCGCCGACGCCACGGCGACGGTGATGCGAACCCAAAAACCACAGTTGACGCTGTGTTATCTTCCGCACCTGGATTACGACTACCAACGCTACCCAGACCAAGATCCCGCACGCGTGCAGGAAGTCGATCAGTGCGTCGCGACGGTGATGAACGCCGCGGATGATATCGGCGCCGATGTCGTGATCGTTTCTGAATACGGGCTGCGTCCCGTCCAACGATGCGTCCATCTCAACCGCCTGCTGCGGGGCAACGACTTGCTCTCGGTTCGAGGCGGTCCGTTCGGCGAGATGTTAATGCCGGGTGAATCTCGCGCGTTTGCGGTCGCCGACCACCAACTGGCCCACATCTATGTCCGAGATCCGAGTGACGTTCCCACCGTGGCCAAGATGCTGGACCAATCCGATGGTGTGCAATCGGTGTTTGCCCCGGAAGATCTAGAACTAGATCATCCACGCAGCGGTCAGCTGATCGCGTTGGCAGACCCCGATGCGTGGTTCAGCTATTACTACTGGGACGATGATCGGCATGCACCGGACTTTTCCCGCACGGTCGACATTCACCGCAAGCCGGGTTACGACCCTTGCGAACTTTTCAAGACGAGCATGCCCCGCGTGGTGGCCAGACTGCTCCAGAAAAAACTGGGCTTTCGATACAAGATGGACGTCGTCCCGCTAGACCCCGCCTTGGTCCACGGCAGTCATGGGTTGCACCCCGACGACTCGGCCGATGGACCGATCATCATCGGGCCACAGGACCCGCCCGATGACATGCGTGGATTCAGTGATTACGTCACGCGTCTGTTGCAATCGTCGCCAATTTAG
- a CDS encoding sodium-dependent transporter, translating to MSEAAEPESNVPAAPVSSSSTDPDSTASPPPRRRKEQWGSRLGVIMAVAGSAVGLGNFLRFPGQAAQNGGGAFMLPYFISLLILGIPLCWTEWTMGRFGGTRGFHSAPGIFCVLCRTPKARYLSVFALLIPLVIYMYYIVIEAWCLAYAWNYATGDLMLGKDSAAYESFFADFVGIGEDGHAFGGGGSPLLLFIAITFVLNFILIYRGVAKGIETFCKFAIPLMVVCALCVLARVLTLPSDQVNDGLGFMWNPKPEALTDPKTWLAASGQIFFSLSVGFGVIINYSSYLTKKDDVVLSGLTACSMNEFFEVCLGGLITLPAAFIFLGVSVASFGTFGLGFNALPNVFAQMYAGQLFGFLWFFMLFLAAVTSSLSMLQPFIAFLEEGFDLERHASATLLGIIALAGSLFVVYFSAGLKALDTFDFWVGTFLIFVLAMIQAVVYGWVFGIDRGEHEAHIGAHMRIPRFVQLLLKFVVPVYLGVIFVAFFFQNVLDRKDPETGEVIQGYFSTIIQDRVALMSVVFLLGVTVLLLVLIHLAGARWLESGRLQRALADEASPVTDQPKGTS from the coding sequence ATGAGCGAAGCCGCGGAGCCCGAGTCCAACGTTCCCGCAGCCCCCGTTTCCTCGTCCTCTACCGACCCAGATTCCACCGCGTCGCCGCCGCCCCGGCGTCGCAAGGAACAATGGGGATCACGGTTGGGTGTGATCATGGCGGTCGCCGGATCGGCGGTCGGACTGGGCAACTTTTTGCGGTTCCCCGGCCAGGCGGCCCAGAACGGCGGCGGCGCGTTCATGTTGCCGTACTTCATTTCGCTATTGATCCTGGGCATCCCGTTGTGCTGGACCGAGTGGACCATGGGACGCTTCGGAGGCACGCGTGGATTCCACAGCGCGCCGGGGATCTTCTGTGTTCTGTGCCGAACACCCAAAGCCCGCTACCTGAGCGTTTTCGCTTTGCTGATCCCGCTGGTCATCTACATGTACTACATCGTGATCGAAGCGTGGTGCCTGGCTTACGCTTGGAACTACGCAACGGGCGATCTGATGCTGGGCAAAGATAGCGCGGCCTACGAATCATTCTTTGCCGACTTCGTTGGCATTGGCGAAGACGGACACGCCTTCGGCGGCGGTGGATCGCCACTATTGCTGTTCATCGCGATCACGTTCGTATTGAACTTCATCCTGATCTATCGCGGCGTTGCCAAAGGGATCGAAACCTTCTGCAAGTTCGCCATTCCATTGATGGTGGTTTGTGCATTGTGCGTTCTGGCACGCGTGCTGACCTTGCCGTCGGACCAGGTCAATGACGGACTGGGGTTCATGTGGAATCCGAAACCCGAAGCACTCACGGACCCGAAAACTTGGTTGGCCGCATCCGGCCAGATTTTCTTCAGCCTGTCGGTGGGCTTCGGCGTCATCATCAACTACAGCAGCTACCTGACCAAGAAAGATGATGTCGTGCTGAGCGGGTTGACCGCATGCAGCATGAACGAATTTTTCGAGGTCTGCTTGGGCGGCCTGATCACCCTGCCCGCTGCTTTCATCTTTTTGGGTGTCAGCGTGGCATCCTTTGGAACGTTCGGTCTTGGCTTCAACGCCCTGCCCAATGTGTTCGCCCAGATGTATGCGGGCCAGCTGTTCGGTTTCTTGTGGTTCTTCATGCTGTTCCTTGCCGCGGTGACCAGCAGCCTGTCCATGCTGCAACCATTCATCGCTTTCTTGGAAGAAGGCTTTGACCTGGAACGTCATGCCAGCGCCACCCTTCTGGGCATCATTGCATTGGCGGGATCGCTGTTTGTCGTCTACTTTTCCGCCGGGTTGAAGGCCCTAGACACGTTCGATTTTTGGGTCGGCACGTTCTTGATCTTCGTTTTGGCGATGATCCAAGCGGTGGTGTATGGATGGGTCTTTGGGATCGATCGTGGAGAACACGAGGCACACATCGGCGCCCACATGCGAATCCCACGATTCGTCCAATTGCTGCTGAAATTTGTCGTCCCCGTGTACTTGGGCGTGATCTTTGTGGCGTTCTTTTTCCAGAACGTGCTGGACCGCAAAGACCCGGAAACGGGCGAAGTCATTCAGGGGTACTTCAGCACGATCATCCAGGACCGCGTCGCCTTGATGTCGGTCGTCTTTTTGCTGGGAGTGACTGTCCTGTTGCTGGTTCTGATTCACTTGGCCGGTGCCCGCTGGCTGGAAAGCGGACGCCTTCAACGAGCCCTGGCCGATGAAGCGTCCCCGGTCACCGATCAACCGAAAGGAACGTCATGA
- a CDS encoding sulfatase family protein encodes MNHRIHIAPIGLRFGSSPCLSLAWLTLLLSGFIGRCQSSRGEETNASDRRPNVLVAICDDQSYPHASAYGYTAVSTPAFDRVAATGVRFDTAITPSPGCSPMRAAFLTGRPIWQIGPAGTHASSFPTHLQVFPELLRQSGYHVGSTGKGWGPGRHDGWPDNPAGKVYNKRKQKSPSGISDKDYAANFEDFLAERKQNQPFCFWYGGHETHRGYQQGIGRQNGINVTAEQLPPFLPDAPEIRSDVADYLYEIQWFDDHLGRMMEKLEAIGELENTMIVVTSDNGMPFPRAKANLYEYGIHMPLAITWPVRIPAGQSIDTPVSLIDVTRTIVDAASIDPGQCESMTGTSLLGAMTGAEPANLPTAAFSGRERHSSSRFNSLSYPCRCVRDSRFLYIRNFKPERWPAGTPQKFSSATYDRDGRLIVSERGPEHGGYHDIDNGPTLAWMIDHRDDLNVRPLFDAAVAKRPAEELYDVVTDPQCLNNLVGDDDFAAEHQRLSKRLSSHLAATGDLRQTDPSAADVWESYPRFSPLRWFATPDWAKQNPEAIPDMPWLEQRRPKAKGSEQPQ; translated from the coding sequence ATGAATCACCGCATTCACATCGCCCCAATCGGGCTCCGTTTTGGTTCATCCCCATGCCTTTCACTGGCCTGGTTGACCTTGCTGCTAAGCGGCTTCATCGGTCGATGCCAAAGCTCTCGCGGCGAAGAAACCAACGCAAGCGACCGGCGTCCCAACGTGTTGGTTGCCATTTGTGATGACCAGTCGTATCCACACGCTTCGGCCTATGGCTACACCGCCGTATCGACACCCGCGTTTGATCGTGTCGCTGCGACAGGAGTCCGTTTTGACACTGCCATCACGCCGTCACCGGGTTGCTCGCCGATGCGAGCCGCCTTCTTGACCGGTCGTCCGATTTGGCAGATCGGTCCCGCGGGCACTCACGCATCCTCCTTTCCCACGCACCTACAAGTGTTTCCCGAGCTTCTACGACAGTCCGGCTATCACGTCGGTTCAACCGGAAAAGGCTGGGGACCGGGACGCCACGATGGATGGCCGGACAATCCAGCCGGAAAGGTCTACAACAAACGCAAGCAGAAATCCCCCAGCGGGATCTCAGACAAGGACTACGCCGCGAACTTCGAAGACTTCTTGGCCGAGCGAAAACAAAACCAACCGTTTTGCTTTTGGTACGGCGGGCACGAAACTCATCGTGGTTATCAGCAAGGAATCGGCCGCCAAAACGGCATCAATGTCACCGCGGAGCAACTGCCACCGTTTCTTCCCGATGCACCGGAGATCCGAAGTGACGTGGCCGACTATCTGTACGAGATCCAATGGTTTGATGACCACTTGGGACGCATGATGGAAAAGCTGGAAGCCATTGGCGAACTGGAAAATACCATGATCGTGGTGACCAGTGACAACGGCATGCCGTTCCCACGTGCCAAAGCCAACTTGTACGAATACGGGATTCACATGCCGTTGGCGATCACATGGCCCGTTCGTATTCCGGCCGGACAATCCATCGATACACCCGTGTCTTTGATTGATGTGACGCGCACCATTGTCGACGCCGCATCGATTGATCCCGGTCAGTGTGAATCCATGACCGGCACGAGTTTGCTGGGAGCAATGACCGGCGCAGAACCGGCAAATTTGCCGACCGCCGCCTTCAGTGGTCGCGAACGCCATTCGTCGTCACGGTTCAACAGCCTTTCGTATCCCTGCCGATGCGTTCGCGATTCGCGTTTTCTGTACATCCGGAATTTCAAACCCGAACGCTGGCCCGCCGGTACGCCCCAAAAATTCAGCTCGGCGACCTACGATCGCGATGGCCGGTTGATCGTATCGGAACGGGGCCCTGAACACGGTGGTTACCACGACATCGACAACGGCCCGACACTGGCCTGGATGATTGACCACCGTGACGATCTGAATGTTCGCCCTTTGTTTGACGCTGCGGTCGCCAAACGTCCCGCGGAGGAACTGTACGACGTCGTCACCGATCCACAGTGCTTGAACAACCTGGTCGGCGACGACGATTTCGCGGCCGAACACCAGCGTTTGTCGAAACGATTGTCGTCTCATTTGGCTGCAACGGGCGACTTGCGTCAAACGGATCCATCGGCTGCGGATGTTTGGGAATCCTACCCACGTTTTTCTCCGCTGCGATGGTTTGCGACACCGGATTGGGCGAAACAGAACCCCGAAGCCATCCCCGACATGCCATGGCTTGAGCAACGTCGGCCGAAGGCAAAAGGATCCGAGCAACCGCAGTAG
- the arsS gene encoding arsenosugar biosynthesis radical SAM (seleno)protein ArsS (Some members of this family are selenoproteins.), translated as MPQSKPKPPSNRIELPLVQSNSFDARMRGGKLNAANKIEILQINIGLVCNLACKHCHVESSPKRNAASDNMNRQTADRVLQWLADNPGIRVVDITGGSPEMNPNFCNLVQGVRSLGITVMDRCNPTIIVHQDPAGNEPYGWVPDFLAEHSVEVVASLPCYLPDNVRKQRGVHAFDDSVAGLKRLNDVGYGVDPGLQLNLVYNPVGASLPPPQEQLQEDYRRELLSRYGLRFNQLWTITNMPIARWRDSLQRSGQLDQYMQTLIAAFNPSSVDHLMCRHMIHIDSQGRTHDCDFNFAMGIPTASLSGSYLWDHRLEDLSGRRIATDAHCFGCTAGAGSSCGGTLTSS; from the coding sequence ATGCCCCAATCGAAACCCAAACCGCCTTCTAACCGAATCGAATTGCCGTTGGTGCAATCGAACTCGTTCGATGCGCGGATGCGGGGCGGCAAATTGAACGCAGCAAACAAGATCGAAATACTGCAAATCAACATTGGTCTGGTTTGCAATCTGGCCTGCAAGCATTGCCATGTTGAATCGTCGCCCAAACGCAACGCTGCGTCGGACAACATGAATCGCCAAACCGCCGATCGAGTTTTGCAATGGCTGGCCGACAACCCGGGCATTCGGGTCGTCGACATCACTGGCGGCAGCCCGGAAATGAACCCCAACTTTTGCAACTTGGTTCAAGGCGTCCGGTCATTGGGGATCACGGTCATGGACCGCTGTAACCCGACCATCATCGTTCACCAAGACCCGGCCGGTAACGAACCCTATGGCTGGGTGCCGGACTTCTTGGCCGAACACTCGGTCGAAGTCGTTGCGTCGCTGCCCTGCTATCTTCCTGACAACGTTCGCAAACAGCGTGGCGTTCATGCGTTTGATGATTCCGTCGCGGGCCTGAAGCGATTGAACGATGTCGGCTACGGGGTCGACCCAGGCTTACAGCTGAATCTGGTTTACAACCCCGTTGGCGCTTCACTTCCACCGCCCCAGGAACAACTGCAAGAAGATTATCGTCGCGAATTACTGTCGCGTTACGGATTGCGGTTCAACCAGCTGTGGACGATCACCAACATGCCGATCGCACGTTGGCGTGACTCGCTACAGCGATCGGGCCAACTCGATCAATACATGCAAACGCTGATCGCTGCTTTCAATCCAAGTTCCGTCGATCACTTGATGTGCCGGCACATGATCCACATCGACAGCCAGGGCCGGACGCACGATTGCGATTTCAACTTTGCCATGGGAATCCCCACCGCATCCTTGTCGGGATCGTATCTGTGGGATCACCGTTTGGAAGATTTAAGCGGTCGTCGCATCGCGACGGACGCTCATTGTTTCGGATGCACCGCGGGTGCGGGAAGCAGTTGTGGCGGGACGCTGACGTCTTCGTGA
- a CDS encoding prenyltransferase/squalene oxidase repeat-containing protein, translating into MLARFLSTASCRLRLSVQRIGRSPTAWGATAAWGFLLWVATGLFGTLPSASAYSPYDPQVMQMVDRGVQYLESLNERSFAQVTTGFGQGVGQRAMVAYAHHKVVGDPNAPAVTRGVERVRWLLDRMRRTDTTEASHSNKLCYTVAVSILLLADLDPDGYKSELNELYRLMQQFRLSNGGYTYPGEKNGDTSQTQYAVLALWTLLRNGFDVDQNQLADTIRWLGRVQDVQGGWPYHGVDTAGGQRINQRPVSMSTTLAAGSALLIAADALQTFGDTGGDDVSDIEGLPKALKIYREESERRKKVRVPRDIVMTPISYAERYRAENPYERVQRVSGFDWYYYQLYTLERYESFLEFANGTKAKSPAWYNDGVEELKEYQDPKTGGFGIIDGAGTNPGVSTAFAVLFLIRSTQKSIVDLNRGSLAGSRGLPSDTTDIRVEGTKIKGRPIAAAVTDLLDILEDDGADELDGQSLPEDLELSDDPDVRKAQLDRLERLVRGSRSWQARRVAARLLGSSDELRVVPSLIFALSDNDAMVQRFARDGLRFISRKFDGVGMPDEPDREQVVQAQRDWRRWYHTMEPNYVFLESDLR; encoded by the coding sequence ATGCTAGCCAGATTTCTGTCAACGGCGTCGTGTCGGCTCCGTCTATCGGTGCAACGAATCGGTCGGTCGCCGACCGCCTGGGGGGCGACCGCCGCTTGGGGATTCCTGTTGTGGGTGGCGACCGGGCTGTTCGGGACGCTGCCCTCCGCGTCGGCTTATTCGCCCTATGACCCTCAGGTCATGCAGATGGTTGACCGCGGGGTTCAGTACCTTGAATCCTTGAACGAACGGTCCTTTGCCCAGGTGACAACCGGTTTCGGGCAAGGTGTGGGGCAGCGAGCGATGGTGGCCTATGCCCATCACAAGGTGGTCGGCGATCCCAACGCTCCGGCGGTGACCCGAGGGGTAGAAAGGGTCCGCTGGCTGCTGGATCGCATGCGGCGGACCGATACGACGGAAGCTTCGCACAGCAACAAGCTTTGCTACACCGTGGCAGTGTCGATCTTGTTGTTGGCCGACCTGGATCCGGATGGCTACAAGTCGGAATTGAATGAGTTGTATCGATTGATGCAACAGTTTCGTCTGTCCAACGGCGGCTACACGTATCCGGGCGAAAAGAACGGCGACACGTCCCAAACGCAGTATGCGGTCTTGGCATTGTGGACATTGTTACGGAACGGCTTCGACGTCGATCAAAACCAGTTGGCCGACACGATTCGTTGGCTGGGGCGTGTCCAAGACGTGCAGGGCGGATGGCCCTATCACGGCGTCGATACGGCCGGTGGCCAGCGGATCAACCAGCGCCCGGTTTCGATGTCGACGACACTGGCTGCCGGTAGCGCGTTGCTGATTGCTGCCGACGCGCTGCAGACCTTTGGCGATACCGGGGGTGACGACGTCAGCGATATCGAAGGTTTGCCCAAGGCGCTCAAGATTTATCGCGAAGAATCCGAACGCCGGAAAAAGGTTCGCGTGCCCCGTGACATCGTCATGACACCGATCAGCTATGCCGAACGCTATCGGGCCGAAAATCCATACGAGCGTGTCCAGCGAGTCAGTGGTTTCGATTGGTACTACTACCAGCTGTACACGCTGGAGCGATACGAGAGCTTTCTGGAGTTTGCCAACGGGACGAAAGCCAAAAGTCCCGCCTGGTACAACGACGGCGTGGAGGAGCTGAAGGAGTATCAGGATCCGAAGACTGGCGGATTTGGGATCATCGATGGGGCCGGAACCAATCCCGGCGTGTCCACGGCATTTGCCGTCCTGTTCTTGATCCGTAGTACCCAGAAATCGATTGTCGATTTGAATCGCGGGTCGCTGGCCGGATCGCGTGGTTTGCCCAGTGACACCACCGATATTCGGGTCGAAGGGACCAAGATCAAAGGGCGTCCGATTGCCGCCGCGGTGACTGATTTGTTGGACATCTTGGAAGACGACGGTGCCGACGAACTGGACGGTCAGTCGTTGCCCGAAGATTTGGAATTGTCCGACGACCCCGACGTTCGCAAAGCCCAGTTGGATCGGCTGGAACGACTGGTTCGTGGCAGTCGGTCGTGGCAGGCCCGCCGTGTCGCTGCACGATTGCTGGGCAGCAGCGATGAACTACGCGTCGTCCCATCATTGATTTTTGCCTTGAGCGACAACGATGCGATGGTCCAGCGTTTCGCACGCGATGGTTTACGTTTCATCAGCCGAAAGTTTGACGGCGTTGGCATGCCAGACGAGCCGGATCGTGAACAAGTGGTCCAGGCCCAGCGCGACTGGCGTCGGTGGTATCACACGATGGAACCGAATTACGTGTTCTTGGAATCGGACCTTCGCTGA
- the dusB gene encoding tRNA dihydrouridine synthase DusB — protein MSHRPLPPPPLRIGDLVVDPPILQAPMAGFTNAAFRQVVRQFGGAGLLATEMVNARGFVWMDQNEAEHPDRLWGVADEARPLAVQIWDNDPETMAKVGVRLAQEYKVSVVDINFGCPVRQVTEKAHSGSYLLREPDRMFAIISRLVEVCAPTPVTAKIRLGCSPENINANEVAHVVEEAGAAALTVHGRTAKDMFRGHADWERISEIKQHLKKIPLIGNGDLDSADKVVAAFKNYDVDGVMIARACLGRPWLFAQAAAALRGDEIPPDPTLAQQRDVMLRHYRLVVERFGEEKGTVLMRKYACCYAQGKHGARHFRSHVANVASAEEFYAVVDEHFPQDRPAVIV, from the coding sequence ATGTCTCATCGCCCGCTTCCACCCCCACCGCTGCGTATCGGCGATTTGGTCGTCGATCCGCCGATTTTACAGGCCCCGATGGCGGGGTTCACCAATGCGGCGTTTCGCCAGGTCGTTCGTCAGTTCGGTGGTGCCGGATTGTTGGCGACCGAAATGGTCAACGCTCGCGGGTTTGTCTGGATGGACCAGAACGAAGCGGAACATCCGGATCGATTGTGGGGCGTCGCGGACGAAGCCAGGCCGCTGGCCGTCCAGATCTGGGACAACGATCCCGAAACGATGGCCAAAGTCGGCGTACGGCTGGCCCAGGAATACAAAGTCAGCGTTGTCGACATCAATTTTGGTTGTCCGGTTCGGCAAGTGACCGAAAAGGCTCACAGCGGCAGTTATTTGTTGCGTGAGCCCGATCGGATGTTTGCGATCATCAGTCGGTTGGTCGAAGTCTGTGCGCCCACACCAGTGACGGCGAAGATTCGCTTGGGGTGTTCACCCGAAAACATCAATGCCAATGAAGTCGCCCACGTGGTCGAAGAAGCCGGGGCCGCCGCGCTGACCGTTCATGGGCGGACCGCCAAAGACATGTTTCGCGGGCATGCCGACTGGGAACGTATCAGCGAGATCAAGCAGCATCTGAAGAAGATCCCGTTGATCGGCAACGGTGATTTGGATAGTGCGGACAAGGTGGTCGCAGCCTTCAAGAATTATGACGTCGACGGCGTGATGATTGCCCGGGCTTGTCTGGGCCGTCCTTGGTTGTTCGCCCAGGCCGCCGCCGCGCTACGTGGTGACGAGATTCCGCCGGACCCGACCTTGGCCCAACAGCGTGACGTCATGCTGCGTCATTACCGATTGGTCGTCGAAAGGTTCGGCGAAGAAAAAGGCACGGTGCTGATGCGCAAATACGCTTGTTGTTATGCGCAGGGCAAACACGGGGCCCGTCACTTTCGCAGTCACGTCGCCAACGTGGCATCGGCCGAAGAATTCTATGCCGTGGTCGATGAGCATTTTCCACAAGACCGTCCGGCGGTGATCGTCTGA
- the arsM gene encoding arsenosugar biosynthesis arsenite methyltransferase ArsM, which translates to MPMSTDTYHQTVQNVYRDAALTPASNLCCVPQRPQYLPGLVIPPIMHEMNYGCGSTVHPEDFTPNCTALYVGVGGGLEALQLAYFCRRPGGVIAVDPVAEMRQAAEKNLALAAKENDWFDPSFVRIVDGDALNLPVDDDTIDLAAQNCLFNIFTADGDLQKALAEMHRVLAPGGRLSMSDPITPVPLPPHVKNNEQWRAECLSGCQLLDDYLNQMVDAGFGSIEVRKRTPYRMLDTVTYQLREPILLETIEVAAHKNPVPPDGACIFTGATAVYFGDQPQLDDGNGHVLQRNLPYPVCDKTAANLKALQRKDLVVTDPTWHYQGGGCC; encoded by the coding sequence ATGCCGATGTCGACTGACACCTATCACCAAACGGTTCAAAACGTTTATCGCGATGCCGCGCTGACGCCGGCGTCCAACCTGTGCTGTGTGCCGCAGCGACCGCAGTACCTGCCGGGACTTGTGATCCCGCCGATCATGCACGAGATGAATTACGGCTGTGGGTCGACGGTGCATCCCGAAGATTTCACACCGAACTGCACCGCGTTGTACGTCGGTGTTGGCGGCGGATTGGAAGCTTTACAGCTGGCCTATTTTTGTCGCCGGCCCGGCGGAGTCATTGCGGTCGATCCGGTCGCGGAAATGCGTCAAGCAGCAGAAAAAAACTTGGCCTTGGCCGCGAAGGAAAACGACTGGTTCGATCCGTCTTTCGTTCGGATCGTCGACGGAGACGCTTTGAATCTGCCGGTCGACGATGACACGATCGATTTGGCCGCACAGAATTGTCTGTTCAACATCTTCACGGCGGACGGCGATCTTCAGAAAGCATTGGCGGAAATGCACCGTGTTTTAGCGCCGGGCGGACGGCTGTCGATGTCCGACCCGATCACTCCCGTTCCGCTGCCACCGCACGTGAAAAACAACGAACAATGGCGAGCGGAATGTTTGTCGGGATGTCAGTTGCTTGACGACTACCTGAATCAAATGGTTGATGCGGGCTTTGGTTCGATCGAAGTTCGTAAACGGACGCCCTATCGCATGCTGGACACGGTGACGTATCAGCTGAGGGAACCGATTTTGTTGGAAACGATCGAGGTCGCCGCCCATAAAAATCCGGTACCCCCGGACGGCGCCTGCATCTTTACCGGTGCAACCGCCGTGTATTTCGGCGACCAGCCACAACTGGACGACGGCAATGGGCATGTCCTGCAGCGGAATCTGCCCTACCCTGTTTGCGACAAAACGGCCGCCAATTTGAAAGCGTTGCAACGCAAGGATTTGGTAGTTACCGATCCCACCTGGCATTACCAGGGCGGTGGGTGCTGCTGA
- a CDS encoding MotA/TolQ/ExbB proton channel family protein, with the protein MVLATSLFDIISNSTYLALAAVALWGIYCIVLVWTRVNQKRFVSEDEQDAYLDEVVPLLESGQFDAVLDHCEDDARAIPQMVELAVANRHFGLRRARQIMTDRFQRDVLSDLEYRLSWVGTVIKAAPMIGLFGTVFGMMGAFQTLATAETVEPSALAGDIRVALVTTASGLAIAIPLMILVANVNIRIAKMEDLVSSGVTRFFEAFKTGLSKETGRAA; encoded by the coding sequence ATGGTCCTCGCTACCTCACTTTTCGATATCATTTCGAACTCCACCTACTTGGCTCTGGCGGCGGTCGCGCTGTGGGGCATCTATTGCATCGTTCTGGTGTGGACTCGTGTCAACCAGAAGCGTTTCGTCAGCGAAGACGAACAGGATGCGTATCTGGACGAAGTCGTGCCGTTGTTGGAATCGGGCCAGTTCGACGCGGTGCTGGACCACTGTGAAGACGACGCTCGTGCGATTCCTCAAATGGTCGAATTGGCCGTGGCCAATCGGCATTTCGGTCTGCGTCGCGCCCGTCAAATCATGACCGACCGGTTCCAGCGTGACGTGCTCAGCGACCTGGAGTATCGGCTCAGTTGGGTCGGCACGGTGATCAAGGCGGCCCCGATGATCGGTTTGTTCGGGACCGTGTTCGGGATGATGGGCGCATTCCAAACGTTGGCAACGGCCGAAACCGTCGAACCATCGGCGCTGGCCGGCGATATTCGTGTCGCGTTGGTGACGACCGCTAGTGGTTTGGCGATTGCCATTCCGTTGATGATCCTGGTGGCCAACGTGAACATCCGAATCGCCAAAATGGAAGACTTGGTCAGTTCCGGAGTGACGCGATTCTTCGAAGCGTTCAAAACAGGACTGTCCAAAGAAACCGGTCGTGCCGCCTGA
- a CDS encoding ExbD/TolR family protein, whose protein sequence is MTQHLSDQDDSIHLPRHKRAEDEMDITPMIDITFLLLIFFVVASKMDPTQTGTIPSADNGLAVSADDSAVLFLEPGPEDKAIVTRLDGTPFSMDEEVQAAEIVEYVDTELNRTVGRQKTHVMLMGDADLSVMHVTRVQRIIGDAFEDLDVTYIAVKEQ, encoded by the coding sequence ATGACACAGCACCTTTCCGATCAAGACGATTCGATTCATCTGCCTCGACACAAACGTGCCGAGGACGAGATGGATATCACGCCGATGATCGACATCACGTTCTTGTTGCTGATCTTTTTTGTCGTTGCGTCCAAAATGGATCCGACACAGACCGGCACCATCCCCAGTGCTGACAACGGGTTGGCCGTGTCGGCGGATGATTCGGCGGTTTTGTTCTTGGAACCTGGACCGGAAGACAAGGCGATTGTGACGCGTTTGGACGGCACCCCGTTCAGCATGGACGAAGAAGTTCAGGCGGCCGAAATCGTTGAATATGTGGATACCGAATTGAATCGGACCGTCGGACGTCAAAAGACACATGTGATGTTGATGGGCGATGCCGATCTGAGTGTGATGCATGTCACACGCGTTCAACGAATCATCGGCGACGCGTT